One Cucurbita pepo subsp. pepo cultivar mu-cu-16 chromosome LG07, ASM280686v2, whole genome shotgun sequence genomic region harbors:
- the LOC111798266 gene encoding pyruvate dehydrogenase E1 component subunit alpha-1, mitochondrial-like — protein sequence MALSHAASRSNLLKPLVAGFSYSSSLRRSISSAADNSSSLTIETSVPFTAHKCDEPSRSVETNPKELLGFFRDMALMRRMEIAADSLYKAKLIRGFCHLYDGQEAVAVGMEAAITKKDAIITAYRDHCTFLGRGGTLLQIFAELMGRQAGCSRGKGGSMHFYKKDACFYGGHGIVGAQVPLGCGVAFAQKYSKDETVTFALYGDGAANQGQLFEALNISALWDLPVILVCENNHYGMGTAEWRAAKSPAYYKRGDYVPGLKVDGMDALAVKQACKFAKEHALKNGPIILEMDTYRYHGHSMSDPGSTYRTRDEISGVRQERDPIERIRKLIVSYDLATEKELKDIEKEVRKEVDEAIAQAKENPLPDPSELFTNVYVKGFGTESFGADRKELRAVLP from the exons ATGGCTCTCTCTCACGCAGCTTCCCGATCCAATCTCCTCAAGCCGCTCGTTGCCGGTTTCTCATACTCTTCCTCTCTCCGCCGCTCGATCTCGTCGGCAGCCGATAACTCTTCCTCGCTCACAATCGAGACATCTGTCCCTTTCACCGCCCATAAGTGCGATGAGCCGTCGCGTTCTGTCGAGACCAATCCCAAGGAGCTTCTTGGATTCTTCCGAGACATGGCGCTGATGCGGCGGATGGAAATCGCCGCTGACTCTCTCTATAAGGCTAAGTTGATCCGCGGATTTTGTCATCTCTATGATGGTCAGGAAGCCGTCGCTGTTGGAATGGAGGCTGCGATTACTAAGAAGGATGCGATTATTACTGCTTATCGTGATCACTGTACCTTCCTTGGTCGTGGAGGAACGCTTCTGCAGATTTTTGCGGAGTTAATGGGTCGCCAGGCTGGGTGCTCGAGGGGGAAAGGTGGTTCTATGCATTTCTATAAGAAGGACGCTTGCTTCTATGGTGGACATGGTATTGTTGGGGCTCAGGTGCCTCTTGGATGTGGAGTAGCCTTTGCGCAGAAGTATTCCAAGGATGAGACTGTAACTTTTGCTCTTTATGGTGATGGCGCGGCGAATCAGGGTCAGTTGTTCGAGGCGCTTAATATCTCCGCGCTTTGGGATCTGCCTGTTATTCTCGTCTGCGAGAACAACCATT ATGGTATGGGGACTGCAGAGTGGAGAGCAGCGAAGAGTCCAGCTTATTATAAACGTGGGGACTACGTTCCTGGATTGAAA GTGGATGGTATGGATGCTCTAGCTGTCAAACAGGCTTGCAAGTTTGCGAAGGAGCATGCTTTGAAGAATGGACCAATT ATCCTTGAAATGGACACCTATAGATATCATGGTCACTCTATGTCTGATCCTGGTAGCACATACCGAACACGTGATGAGATCTCTGGTGTTAGACAG GAACGTGATCCCAttgaaagaataagaaaactGATAGTATCCTATGATCTGGCAACTGAAAAGGAGCTAAAG GATATTGAGAAGGAAGTCAGAAAGGAAGTCGATGAAGCTATTGCTCAAGCTAAG GAAAATCCGTTGCCAGATCCTTCCGAACTCTTCACAAATGTGTATGTGAAAGGTTTTGGAACTGAG TCATTTGGAGCAGATAGGAAAGAGCTGAGAGCGGTACTTccatga
- the LOC111799114 gene encoding uncharacterized protein LOC111799114: MSSPLCSSIRALAPQCWRRTNLRFFILLQSKRCVGFAPRFVACLSSNDDSVAIPKPVPLAFDPVEEMYGLGVDLKPRNSNSSAPEPRSWFGPNGQYIRELPCPSCRGRGYAPCTECGIERSRADCSVCDGKGIVTCHQCLGDRVIWEESIDERPWEKARSTSPLRMKEDDEVDNLEIKLEEKKKSKRVYQSPPPEVGLKISRSLKSLNAKTGLFSKRMKIIHRDPTLHAQRVAAIKKAKGSAEARKRTSEALKAFFSDPKNRQKRSIAMKGIKFYCKNCGREGHRRHYCPELKGDSIDRRFRCRVCGEKGHNRRTCKKSRLNGKPMSATIQHRCTICGGKGHSSRNCSKSGNVLSLNLIKGDRMTNESSRVRQYRCRICEENGHNRRNCPNIDTKVNHTSRRRTYSCKLCHEKGHNSRTCPVIKMNNLKKNPPGSVNQ; encoded by the exons ATGTCCTCACCACTCTGTTCGTCAATTCGGGCATTGGCACCGCAGTGTTGGCGGCGGACGAACTTGAGATTCTTCATATTGCTTCAATCCAAGAGATGTGTAGGCTTCGCGCCTCGCTTTGTTGCTTGTTTGAGCAGTAATGACGACTCTGTTGCAATCCCCAAACCGGTGCCG CTCGCCTTCGATCCTGTGGAGGAGATGTACGGACTTGGCGTCGATTTAAAACCAAG GAATTCAAATTCCAGCGCTCCTGAACCCAGGTCCTGGTTTGGCCCAAATGGTCAGTATATTAGAGAGCTACCGTGTCCAAGTTGCCGAGGCAGGGGCTATGCGCCGTGTACGGAATGTGGAATTGAAAGATCCCGTGCAGACTGTTCCGTGTGTGATGGAAAG GGTATAGTGACCTGCCACCAATGCTTGGGAGATCGTGTCATATGGGAAGAGTCCATTGATGAACGACCATGGGAGAAAGCACGCTCCAC TTCTCCATTAAGAATGAAGGAAGACGATGAAGTTGATAACTTGGAAATAAAGctggaagaaaagaagaaatcgaaGCGTGTTTACCAATCACCTCCTCCTGAAGTTGGATTGAAGATCAGCCGATCATTAAAA AGTCTCAATGCCAAAACAGGTCTATTTAGTAAGAGAATGAAGATTATCCATCGTGACCCCACTCTTCATGCCCAGAGAGTGGCTGCAATTAAG AAAGCCAAAGGAAGTGCTGAAGCCAGAAAACGTACTTCTGAAGCTTTGAAAGCATTCTTCAGTGATCCAAAAAATCGTCAAAAGCGGAGCATTGCAATGAAAG GAATAAAATTTTACTGTAAAAACTGTGGACGCGAGGGGCATCGAAGACACTATTGTCCAGAACTTAAGGGTGATTCAATCGATAGGCGATTCAGATGTCGAGTATGTGGGGAGAAGGGCCATAACAGAAGGACCTGTAAGAAGTCTAGGTTGAATGGTAAACCGATGAGCGCAACAATTCAGCATCGTTGCACGATATGTGGTGGTAAGGGTCACAGCAGTAGGAACTGTTCGAAGTCTGGCAATGTGTTGAGCCTGAATTTGATCAAGGGAGATAGGATGACTAATGAAAGCAGCAGAGTGAGGCAGTATCGTTGTAGGATCTGCGAAGAAAATGGTCACAATCGGCGGAATTGTCCCAATATCGACACGAAAGTTAACCATACAAGTCGTAGAAGAACATACAGCTGCAAACTATGTCATGAAAAAGGGCATAACAGTAGAACATGCCCAGTTATAAAGATGAACAATCTGAAGAAAAATCCTCCAGGCTCTGTAAACCAATGA
- the LOC111799045 gene encoding cyclin-D1-1-like, which translates to MSISSSSNCFIDSHLLCDEESSGILSGESLEYLTDFESADSSEDSIAGFIEDERHFVPGIDYLSRFQSQSLDSSARADSVAWILKVHSYYGFQPLTAYLSVNYLDRFLYSRPLPETNGWKMQLLSVACLSLAAKMEEPLVPSFLDLQIGGAKHIFEPRTIRRMELLVLTTLNWRLRSVTPLSFIGFFAHKVDPSGTFSSFLNSRSTEIILSNLRDASFLEYWPSCIAAAALLCAANEIPNLTLLNPEHAESWCNGLSKEKIGGCYRLMQQPLASKVIVPLRVRIRAGLRYIDSSSSSSPPSTLPFKRRKLNNCVYPEDDKENSKLRAEQ; encoded by the exons ATGTCgatctcttcttcctccaattgcTTCATTGACTCTCACCTACTCTGTGATGAGGAATCTTCCGGTATTTTGTCTGGAGAATCGCTGGAGTACTTGACGGATTTTGAATCGGCGGATAGTAGTGAGGATTCTATCGCTGGTTTCATAGAGGACGAGAGGCACTTCGTTCCTGGAATTGATTACTTGTCGCGCTTTCAGTCTCAATCGTTGGACTCTTCCGCTAGAGCTGACTCTGTTGCATGGATTCTCAAG GTTCACTCATATTACGGTTTTCAACCACTCACCGCATACCTCTCCGTGAACTACTTGGATCGTTTCCTTTATTCTCGCCCCTTGCCG GAAACAAATGGGTGGAAGATGCAACTCCTTTCAGTGGCTTGTTTGTCACTTGCAGCAAAAATGGAGGAACCCCTTGTTCCTTCTTTCCTGGATCTCCAG ATTGGAGGAGCAAAACATATATTTGAGCCTAGAACAATACGTAGGATGGAGCTTCTTGTGCTGACAACTTTGAATTGGCGGCTGCGATCTGTAACACCCTTGAGCTTTATCGGATTCTTCGCCCACAAAGTTGATCCCAGCGGAACATTTTCCAGTTTTCTCAACTCACGCTCCACAGAAATTATTCTGTCCAATCTTCGAG ACGCTAGCTTTCTCGAGTACTGGCCCTCCTGCATCGCTGCCGCAGCCTTACTATGTGCGGCAAATGAAATTCCAAATTTGACCCTGTTGAATCCTGAACACGCCGAGTCTTGGTGCAACGGACTGAGCAAA GAAAAAATTGGTGGGTGTTATCGGCTAATGCAGCAGCCGTTAGCATCGAAAGTGATAGTGCCACTCCGAGTCCGAATCCGAGCTGGGTTGAGGTACATTGACTCATCATCCTCATCCTCCCCACCATCAACATTAccttttaaaagaagaaaattgaataattgcGTGTACCCAGAAGATGACAAAGAAAATTCCAAACTTAGAGCAGAGcagtaa